In the Streptomyces sp. BHT-5-2 genome, one interval contains:
- a CDS encoding alpha/beta fold hydrolase, translating to MQLHTHEWGAGDRIAVLIHGIMSDHRTWHRVGPALAARGYRVIAVDLRGHGRSPRGEYGPELFADDLVDTLPAGVEVALGHSLGGLALSLAVERLRPRRAVYSDPAWSTGPRDVDPAVFLTFKKADPGVVRYFNPRWDDTDVEIELATLADWDTGTALALSDGRLRDRTPQRPVVPSLVQIAGEGFLFTEETGKELAGRGFEVRTVHGAGHTIHRDDPEGFLAGLEGWV from the coding sequence ATGCAGCTGCACACCCACGAGTGGGGCGCCGGCGACCGGATCGCGGTGCTGATCCACGGGATCATGTCCGACCACCGCACCTGGCACCGGGTCGGCCCGGCCCTCGCCGCGCGGGGCTACCGCGTCATCGCCGTCGATCTGCGCGGCCACGGCCGCAGCCCGCGCGGCGAGTACGGCCCCGAACTCTTCGCCGACGACCTGGTGGACACCCTGCCGGCCGGTGTCGAGGTGGCCCTGGGGCACTCGCTGGGCGGGCTGGCGCTGTCGCTGGCCGTCGAGCGGCTGCGGCCGCGGCGCGCGGTCTACAGCGATCCGGCGTGGTCGACGGGGCCGCGGGACGTCGACCCGGCGGTGTTCCTGACGTTCAAGAAGGCCGACCCGGGCGTGGTGCGGTACTTCAACCCGCGCTGGGACGACACCGACGTCGAGATCGAGCTGGCCACCCTCGCGGACTGGGACACCGGGACGGCGCTGGCGCTGTCCGACGGCCGGCTGCGGGACCGGACGCCACAGCGGCCGGTGGTGCCGTCGCTGGTGCAGATCGCGGGGGAGGGGTTCCTCTTCACCGAGGAGACGGGGAAGGAGCTCGCCGGCCGGGGCTTCGAGGTCCGTACGGTGCACGGCGCCGGGCACACCATCCACCGGGACGATCCGGAGGGGTTCCTGGCCGGGTTGGAGGGCTGGGTCTGA
- a CDS encoding SDR family NAD(P)-dependent oxidoreductase produces the protein MARSILITGGGTGIGRALTEHFANHGDRVVITGRRPGPLKEAAAALPGTTGLVCDHTDPDALLRLAAELPERLDVLVNNAGGQTDFDADGATDLASYARDFRANLDANLLGAVLTTRAVDDRLAAGGAVIHLGSIAADQGSGSYGAAKAALASWNIDLARNLGPRGITANVVSPGYITDTEFFRDKLADERRERLIAATATGRAGTLDDIAGAVAFLASPGARHITGQVLNVNGGAHTTR, from the coding sequence ATGGCACGCAGCATCCTCATCACCGGCGGCGGCACCGGCATCGGCCGAGCCCTCACCGAACACTTCGCGAACCACGGCGACCGCGTCGTCATCACCGGCCGGCGCCCCGGCCCCCTCAAGGAGGCCGCGGCCGCGCTCCCCGGGACCACCGGCCTGGTCTGCGACCACACCGACCCCGACGCGCTCCTCCGGCTCGCCGCGGAACTGCCCGAGCGCCTGGACGTCCTGGTCAACAACGCCGGCGGGCAGACCGACTTCGACGCCGACGGCGCCACCGACCTGGCCTCCTACGCCCGGGACTTCCGCGCCAACCTCGACGCCAACCTGCTCGGCGCCGTGCTGACCACCCGCGCCGTGGACGACCGGCTGGCGGCCGGCGGCGCGGTGATCCACCTCGGCTCCATCGCCGCCGACCAGGGCTCCGGCTCCTACGGGGCGGCCAAGGCCGCACTGGCCTCCTGGAACATCGACCTGGCCCGGAACCTCGGCCCCCGCGGGATCACCGCCAACGTGGTCTCGCCCGGCTACATCACCGACACCGAGTTCTTCCGCGACAAGCTCGCCGACGAGCGCCGGGAGCGGCTGATCGCCGCCACCGCCACCGGCCGGGCCGGCACCCTGGACGACATCGCCGGTGCGGTGGCCTTCCTGGCCTCGCCGGGGGCCCGGCACATCACCGGCCAGGTGCTGAACGTCAACGGCGGCGCGCACACCACCCGTTGA
- a CDS encoding MarR family winged helix-turn-helix transcriptional regulator, protein MASDFQARDDGGTTAGPPPYPVDEIAAAWQRERPGTPVSSIGIVTPLWRLAKLLGDDRRRVLGRAGVDIATLDLLSVLRRSGTPYTLSTRELGRRSMVTAGAVSQRVARAEREGLVTRRPGEGRPRSVLVELTPAGHDLVESTVDQVLGREAELLQVLGPKEQEQLAGLLRILLQDVQRRLGDDRITQVGEG, encoded by the coding sequence ATGGCAAGCGACTTCCAGGCGCGGGACGACGGCGGGACGACGGCCGGCCCGCCCCCCTACCCGGTGGACGAGATCGCCGCCGCCTGGCAGCGCGAGCGCCCCGGTACACCGGTCTCCTCCATCGGGATCGTCACGCCCCTCTGGCGGCTGGCGAAGCTGCTGGGCGACGACCGCCGCCGGGTGCTCGGCCGCGCCGGGGTGGACATCGCCACCCTCGACCTGCTGAGCGTGCTGCGCCGCAGCGGCACCCCGTACACCCTGAGCACCCGGGAGCTGGGCCGGCGTTCGATGGTCACCGCCGGGGCGGTCTCCCAGCGGGTGGCCCGCGCCGAACGCGAGGGCCTGGTCACCCGCCGGCCCGGCGAGGGACGCCCGCGCAGCGTCCTGGTCGAGCTGACCCCGGCGGGCCACGACCTGGTGGAGTCGACGGTGGACCAAGTCCTCGGCCGTGAGGCGGAGTTGCTCCAGGTACTCGGCCCGAAGGAGCAGGAGCAGCTGGCCGGGCTGCTGCGGATCCTCCTCCAGGACGTCCAACGCCGCCTGGGCGACGACCGGATCACCCAGGTCGGCGAGGGCTGA
- a CDS encoding helix-turn-helix transcriptional regulator, with amino-acid sequence MIRWDADHENTAETPDLAALAALLADRTRAAICIALLDGGTWTAGELAEYAGVAPSTATEHLNLLVAGGLLAEERQGRRRYVRLAGPDTAETLENLAGLAPYRQVRIRSLAEANHRRALHHARTCYDHIAGALGVALAEAMTERGLLVREYGLELTAAGAEWLVDLGIPHAGHSPAHRAHVRTCLDWTSRRQHLSGAVGAALYRHALEHRWIIKAPASRILAVTEAGRAAFRGRLGLPDEVLTPTPPPPRDRPEISPRRPG; translated from the coding sequence ATGATTCGATGGGACGCCGATCATGAAAACACCGCGGAAACCCCCGATCTGGCCGCCCTCGCGGCGCTGCTCGCGGACCGTACCCGCGCCGCCATCTGCATCGCCCTGCTCGACGGCGGCACCTGGACCGCCGGCGAACTGGCCGAGTACGCCGGGGTGGCGCCGTCCACCGCGACCGAGCACCTCAACCTCCTGGTCGCCGGCGGCCTGCTGGCCGAGGAGCGGCAGGGCCGGCGGCGCTACGTCAGGCTGGCCGGACCCGACACCGCCGAGACCCTGGAGAACCTCGCCGGCCTCGCCCCCTACCGCCAGGTGCGGATCCGCTCGCTGGCCGAGGCCAACCACCGCCGGGCCCTGCACCACGCCCGCACCTGCTACGACCACATCGCCGGGGCCCTCGGGGTGGCCCTCGCCGAGGCGATGACCGAACGCGGGCTGCTGGTGCGGGAGTACGGGCTGGAACTGACCGCCGCCGGCGCCGAGTGGCTGGTCGACCTCGGCATCCCGCACGCCGGCCACTCGCCGGCCCACCGCGCGCACGTGCGCACCTGCCTGGACTGGACCTCGCGCCGCCAGCACCTCTCCGGCGCGGTCGGCGCGGCCCTGTACCGGCACGCGCTGGAGCACCGCTGGATCATCAAGGCGCCCGCGAGTCGCATCCTCGCCGTCACCGAGGCCGGCCGGGCGGCCTTCCGCGGCCGGCTGGGGCTGCCCGACGAGGTGCTGACGCCCACGCCGCCGCCGCCGCGCGACCGGCCGGAGATCAGCCCTCGCCGACCTGGGTGA
- a CDS encoding IS630 family transposase yields the protein MSRPGPKIPPLSVTDAQRAVLEGWLRRRTTAQALAQRSRIVLECAEGHSIMEVSRRLRIAPDTVRTWRRRFIERGLDGLCDDPRPGVPRKITDADVERVIVKTLEETPKNATHWSTRSMAAATGMSQSTVSRIWRAFALAPHRSQTFKLSTDPLFIDKVRDVVGLYLDPPEKALVLCVDEKSQIQALDRSQPVLPMVPGVPERRSHDYVRAGTTTLFAALEVATGKVIGSLHRRHRAAEFKKFLAKLDKEVPAGLQVHLILDNYATHKTSDIKRWLLAHPRFHLHFTPTSASWLNLVERWFAELTQKKLKRGVHRSVQALERDIRTWLADWNEHPRPFVWTKTADEILDKVAAYCHRISDSGH from the coding sequence ATGAGTCGTCCGGGTCCGAAGATTCCGCCGTTGTCGGTCACTGATGCCCAGCGGGCGGTGCTGGAGGGCTGGTTACGTCGGCGTACGACGGCTCAGGCTCTGGCTCAGCGGTCGCGGATCGTGCTCGAGTGCGCCGAGGGCCACTCGATCATGGAGGTGTCCCGCCGGCTGCGGATCGCTCCGGACACGGTCCGCACCTGGCGGCGCCGCTTCATCGAGCGGGGGCTGGACGGTTTGTGCGACGACCCGCGGCCCGGTGTCCCCCGGAAGATCACCGATGCTGACGTCGAGCGGGTCATCGTCAAGACGCTTGAGGAAACCCCGAAGAACGCGACTCACTGGTCGACGAGGTCGATGGCCGCCGCTACGGGAATGTCGCAGTCGACGGTCTCGCGGATCTGGCGGGCGTTCGCCCTGGCCCCTCACCGGTCCCAGACGTTCAAGCTGTCCACCGACCCGCTGTTTATCGACAAAGTCCGCGATGTCGTCGGTCTGTATCTCGATCCGCCGGAGAAGGCCTTGGTGCTCTGCGTGGACGAGAAGTCGCAGATCCAGGCACTGGACCGGTCCCAGCCGGTCCTGCCGATGGTGCCCGGCGTTCCCGAACGCCGCAGCCACGACTACGTCCGGGCCGGCACCACGACCCTCTTCGCCGCTCTCGAGGTCGCCACCGGAAAGGTCATCGGCTCCCTCCACCGCCGTCACCGGGCAGCGGAGTTCAAGAAATTCCTCGCGAAGCTGGACAAGGAAGTCCCGGCCGGTCTGCAGGTTCATCTGATCCTGGACAACTACGCGACCCACAAGACGTCCGACATCAAGCGGTGGCTGCTTGCCCACCCACGGTTCCACCTGCACTTCACGCCGACCAGCGCGTCCTGGCTGAACCTGGTCGAGCGGTGGTTCGCCGAGCTGACCCAGAAAAAGCTCAAGCGCGGCGTCCACCGCTCAGTCCAAGCCCTCGAACGCGACATCCGAACCTGGCTCGCCGACTGGAACGAGCACCCCAGACCGTTCGTCTGGACGAAGACAGCCGACGAGATCCTCGACAAAGTCGCCGCCTACTGCCACCGAATCTCTGACTCAGGTCACTAG
- a CDS encoding glutamate synthase subunit beta, giving the protein MADPKGFLNHEREHAKTRPVQERVKDWNEVYQPGSLLPIITKQASRCMDCGIPFCHNGCPLGNLIPEWNDYAYREDWTAASERLHATNNFPEFTGRLCPAPCEAACVLGINQQPVTIKNVEVSIIDKAWDSGDVTPQPPERLSGKTVAVIGSGPAGLAAAQQLTRAGHTVAVYERADRIGGLLRYGIPEFKMEKRHINRRIEQMRAEGTKFRTEVEIGRDIDAAKLRKRYDAVVIAAGATTSRDLPVPGRELNGVHFAMEYLPLANKVQEGDLTVSPITAEGKHVVVIGGGDTGADCVGTAHRQGAASVTQLEIMPRPGEERNANQPWPTFPMLYKVTSAHEEGGERVYSVSTTHFEGDEDGNVQWLHLIEVEFKDGKLEQKPGTERKIPAQLVTLAMGFTGTDQQNGLVEQFGLELDARGNVARDADFATNVPGVFVAGDAGRGQSLIVWAIAEGRSAARGVDRHLTGASALPAPIKPTDRALTV; this is encoded by the coding sequence ATGGCTGACCCCAAGGGCTTCCTGAACCACGAGCGCGAGCACGCCAAGACCCGCCCCGTCCAGGAGCGCGTCAAGGACTGGAACGAGGTCTACCAGCCCGGCTCCCTGCTGCCGATCATCACCAAGCAGGCGTCGCGCTGCATGGACTGCGGCATCCCGTTCTGCCACAACGGCTGTCCGCTCGGAAACCTCATCCCCGAGTGGAACGACTACGCCTACCGCGAGGACTGGACCGCGGCCAGCGAGCGGCTGCACGCCACCAACAACTTCCCGGAGTTCACCGGCCGGTTGTGCCCCGCGCCCTGCGAGGCGGCCTGCGTGCTGGGCATCAACCAGCAGCCGGTCACCATCAAGAACGTCGAGGTCTCCATCATCGACAAGGCGTGGGACAGCGGCGACGTCACCCCGCAGCCGCCCGAGCGGCTCTCCGGCAAGACCGTCGCCGTCATCGGCTCCGGCCCGGCCGGCCTGGCCGCCGCCCAGCAGCTGACCCGCGCCGGCCACACCGTCGCGGTGTACGAGCGCGCGGACCGCATCGGCGGCCTGCTGCGCTACGGCATCCCCGAGTTCAAGATGGAGAAGCGGCACATCAACCGCCGCATCGAGCAGATGCGCGCGGAGGGCACCAAGTTCCGCACGGAGGTGGAGATCGGCCGCGACATCGACGCGGCCAAGCTCCGCAAGCGCTACGACGCGGTGGTCATCGCCGCCGGCGCCACCACCTCCCGCGACCTGCCGGTGCCCGGCCGCGAGCTGAACGGCGTGCACTTCGCGATGGAGTACCTGCCGCTGGCCAACAAGGTGCAGGAGGGCGACCTGACGGTCTCCCCGATCACCGCCGAGGGCAAGCACGTGGTCGTCATCGGCGGCGGCGACACCGGCGCGGACTGCGTCGGCACCGCGCACCGCCAGGGCGCGGCCTCCGTCACCCAGCTGGAGATCATGCCCCGCCCCGGTGAGGAGCGGAACGCGAACCAGCCCTGGCCGACCTTCCCCATGCTCTACAAGGTCACCTCCGCGCACGAGGAGGGCGGCGAGCGGGTCTACTCCGTCTCCACCACCCACTTCGAGGGCGACGAGGACGGCAACGTCCAGTGGCTGCACCTGATCGAGGTGGAGTTCAAGGACGGCAAGCTGGAGCAGAAGCCCGGCACCGAGCGGAAGATCCCCGCCCAGCTGGTCACCCTCGCGATGGGCTTCACCGGCACCGACCAGCAGAACGGCCTGGTCGAGCAGTTCGGGCTGGAGCTCGACGCCCGCGGCAACGTCGCCCGCGACGCGGACTTCGCCACCAACGTCCCCGGTGTGTTCGTCGCCGGTGACGCCGGCCGGGGCCAGTCGCTGATCGTCTGGGCCATCGCCGAGGGCCGCTCCGCCGCCCGCGGTGTGGACCGCCACCTCACGGGAGCCAGCGCCCTGCCGGCCCCGATCAAGCCGACGGACCGCGCACTGACCGTGTGA